One segment of Arthrobacter sp. MMS18-M83 DNA contains the following:
- a CDS encoding glycerophosphodiester phosphodiesterase, whose protein sequence is MVYAHRGASAAFAEHTRAAYLKAIADGADGVECDVHLTRDQHVVLLHDANLDRTSDGTGPVAEKTLEELRQLDFSSWKGARIPEQFGAKSEQLLTLAELLEILRGAGRDIGLAIELKHPSPYQLKLEDRVLELLSSEGWNAETSMLDNIHVSFMSFSPDSVKHLLQFVPAEHICQLVDDVTVEEVRDELGLGVITGGAVANVMKAAQQEGERILDDCEVGLAGPGIDYVRKHARTVQRWLESGRRFRVWTVDSENDVALCQGLGIHEITTNKPAQVLAQL, encoded by the coding sequence GACGGGGTCGAGTGCGATGTCCACCTGACCCGGGACCAGCACGTTGTCCTGCTCCACGATGCAAACCTGGACCGTACCTCTGACGGAACAGGCCCGGTGGCTGAAAAGACGCTGGAAGAGCTGCGCCAACTCGACTTCTCCTCCTGGAAGGGGGCCAGGATTCCGGAGCAGTTTGGCGCAAAGTCGGAGCAGCTGCTGACGCTCGCTGAACTGCTGGAAATCCTGCGCGGGGCCGGCAGGGACATCGGCCTGGCCATTGAGCTCAAACACCCCAGCCCATACCAGCTCAAGCTTGAAGACCGCGTGCTGGAGCTCCTGAGCAGCGAAGGGTGGAACGCGGAGACGTCCATGCTGGACAACATCCACGTTTCCTTCATGAGTTTCAGCCCGGATTCCGTCAAGCACTTGCTCCAGTTCGTTCCCGCGGAGCACATTTGCCAGCTGGTGGATGACGTCACGGTGGAAGAAGTCCGCGACGAACTTGGCTTGGGCGTCATCACCGGGGGAGCAGTGGCCAACGTCATGAAGGCTGCCCAGCAGGAAGGCGAACGGATCCTGGACGACTGCGAAGTCGGACTGGCCGGCCCCGGTATCGACTACGTCCGCAAACACGCCCGCACCGTACAGCGTTGGCTGGAATCAGGCCGACGCTTCCGGGTGTGGACCGTTGATTCGGAAAACGATGTTGCCCTCTGCCAAGGCCTGGGAATCCACGAGATCACCACCAACAAGCCGGCGCAGGTTCTCGCTCAGCTTTAA